ATGGCTCGCCGCCACCGAGGGCGCCGCCGCTGACCCCGCCGCCGAACGGCTCGCCGGCCTCCTCAAGGATCCGGACGGCCTCGACTTCGCCATCGGTTTCGTCGACCGTGTCGCCCGCCCCGATGACCTCCGGGTCGCCGCCCGCGAGCTCGAGCGACTCAGTCGCCGGGTGCCGAGGTTCTTGCCCTGGTACCTGCGAGGCCTCATCGTGCTCGGGGGCGGGTTCGCGCCGCTCCTGCCGTGGCCGATCATCCCGATCGCCCGCCGCGTGCTGCGCGGAATGGTGGGCCACCTCATCATCGACGCGACCCCCGAGCGTCTCGGGCGCACGCTGGAGCGGCTGCGCGAGAACGGCGACCGCCTCAACATCAACCTGCTCGGCGAAGCCGTGCTCGGAGACGCGGAGGCCGACCGCCGCCTGGAGGGCCTGCACGAACTCGTCGCCCGCGACGACGTCGACTACGTGTCGGTCAAGGTGTCGGCCATCGTCAGCCAACTCTCGATGTGGTCGTTCGACGAAACCGTCGACCGCGTCGTCGAGCGGCTGGCCCCGCTGTACCAGCGCGCCGCGTTCGGCGGAACTCCCACCTTCCTGAACCTCGACATGGAGGAGTTCCGCGACCTCGACCTGACCATCGAGGTGTTCACGCGCCTGCTCGACCGGCCGGGGCTCGGCCAGTACGAGGGTGGCATCGTTCTGCAGGCCTACCTTCCCGAGGCGGTGCCCGCGCTTGACCGACTGACGTCGTGGGCTGTCGCACGCCGGGAAGCCGGCGGCGCAGGCATCAAGGTGCGTGTCGTGAAGGGCGCGAACCTCGCGATGGAGCGCGTCGAGGCCGCCGTGCACGACTGGCCGGTCGCCGTGCTGCCGTCGAAGCAGGCCACCGACGCCAACTACAAGCGCGTCATCGACCGCGCCCTCGACCCTGCCCGCGCATCCGCCGTACGTATCGGCGTCGCCGGTCACAACCTGTTCGACATCGCCTGGGCGCTGCAGCTCGCCGACGCGCGTGGCCTCACCGACCGTGTCGAGGTGGAGATGCTGATCGGCATGGCTCCCGCGCAAGCCGACGCGGTTCGCGCCACCGCCGGCGGCCTCCTGCTCTACACGCCGGTCGTGCACCCGCGCGACTTCGACTCGGCGATCAGCTACCTCATCCGGCGGCTGGAGGAGAACGCGTCGGGCGAGAACTTCCTGTCGGGCGCCTTCGAGCTCGTCGACGACGCCGCGATGTTTGCGCGGGAGGAGCAGCGCTTCCGTCGTTCGCTCGCCGAACTCGCGGAGGCGCCCGACGCGCCGGCTGCGCACCGGGTGCAGAACCGCTCGACGGATGCTCCCCACCCCCTTCCGGGCGGAGTCGGCGTCGACGAGGGCTTCGCCAACGAGCCCGACACCGACCCGTCGCTGCCCGCGAACCGCGCGTGGGGGCGGGAGATCCTCGCGGCGGCGAGCGACGCATCCGTCTTCGCGCACGGCGACGCGGTGCTCGCCGCGGCGGCCGTGCGCGACGCCGGAGCACTGGAGAGGCTGATGGCGGATGCCCGGGGCAGCGCACCCCTGTGGGCGTCAGCGGGTGCCGAGCACCGCGCGACGGTGCTGCACGCGGCGGGCCGCGCGCTCGCGGAACGCCGCGCCGCGCTGCTGGCCGTGATGACCGCCGAGGCGGGCAAGACCCTCGCCGAGGGCGACCCCGAGGTGAGCGAGGCGATCGACTTCGCCCACTACTACGCCGAAAGCGCGCGGATGCTCGACAGCGTGAAGGGCGCGCGCTTCGAGCCGGTGCGCCTCACCGTGGTGGCGCCGCCGTGGAACTTCCCGGTCGCGATTCCGGCGGGCAGCGTCTTGGCGGCGCTCGCCGCGGGCAGCGCGGTCATCATCAAGCCAGCCCCCCAGGTGCGACGCTGCGCGGCCGTCATGGTCGACGCGCTGTGGTCGGCTGGGGTGCCGCGCGAGGTGCTGCGACTGGTCGACGTGCCCGAGAACGAGCTCGGCCGGCTGCTGATCAGCCACCCCGCCGTCGACCGGGTGGTGCTGACGGGGGCGTTCGAGACGGCCGCGCTGTTCCGGTCGTGGCGGCCCGACCTGCCGATCCTCGCCGAGACGAGCGGCAAGAACGCCATCGTCGTGACGCCATCGGCGGACTTCGATTTGGCCGCGGCCGACATCGCGAAGTCGGCGTTCGGTCACGCGGGGCAGAAGTGTTCGGCGGCGTCGCTCGCGATTCTCGTCGGCTCGGTGGCCGACTCGCAGCGGTTCGAGCGCCAGCTGCTCGACGCCGTGATGACCATGAAGGTGGGCTGGCCGACCGACCCGGTGAGCGTCGTCGGCCCGCTGATCGAGCCGGCTTCGGGCAAGTTGTTGCGCGCCTTGACTCAGTTGGAGGGGGACGAGCAGTGGTTGGTGCAACCCCGCGCGCTGGACGGCGGCGGCCGGCTGTGGACGCCGGGCGTGAAGCGCTGGGTGGCCCCCGGCAGCGACGCTCACCTAACGGAGTATTTCGGCCCGGTGTTGGGCTTGATGCGCGCGCGCACACTCGAGGAGGCGCTCGAGCTGCAGAATGCGACGCCGTTCGGTCTGACGGCGGGTCTGCACTCGTTGGACGCCGACGAGGTCGACGCCTGGGTCGATGGTGTCGAGGCGGGAAACCTGTATGTGAACCGCGGCATCACGGGCGCGATCGTGCGGCGCCAGCCGTTCGGGGGCTGGAAGCGGTCGAGTGTCGGCGGTTCGACGAAGGCGGGGGGGCCGTCGTATGTGTTCGGCTTCGGCACCTGGCAGCCGGTCGAGCGCGAACCGAAGAAGAACCTGTCGCTGCGGCACCTCGGCGAGGCGGCGGCTCGCGTGTTGGAGGCGGCACAGCCCGGCATGGACTTTGTCGGATTCGACGCTGCCCGCGCTGGCGCGATCAGCGACGAGAAGGTGTGGCAGTCGGAGTTTGGGGTGTCGCGCGATGTGTCGGCGCTCGGGGTGGAGCGCAATGTACTGCGCTACCGCCCGGCACGGGTGACGGTGCGGCAGGCGGAGGGTGCCTCGGTGGCGTCGCTGGTACGCGTGCTGGTCGCGGCTGCCCGCGCGCGGGCGACCGTGTCGCTGAGTGTCTCGGTACCGCTGCCGCCGGCCCTGTTGTCGCTTATTGAGGACGAGTTCGACTCGGCGCTGCGTCTCGACGAGGATGCTCGGGTCGTGGTCGAGACGGACGCCGCGTTCGCCGCGCGCGTGTGTTCGGAGCTGCCGGAGCGCATCCGCCTCGTGGGGTCGGACGGTGTCGTCGCCGGCACCGGCCGCACCGGAGCCGATGTCGCGCGCGAGTTGCTCTACGCGATCGACGGTGACCCGGGTGTGGCGATCTGGTCGGGGCCGGTGACGACTGCTGGCCGGGTGGAAATGTTGCCATTCCTGCGCGAGCAGGCGGTGTCGATCACGGCGCACCGTTACGGCAACCCGTACCCGCCGCTCGCCGAGTTGGAGTTGTAGGGCGCCGACGAATTCTGGGTCGTCGGTCGTGCCGCGTCGGTGGCGGACCCCCAGCGGGCCACACCGTGGGAGCCGGCCCACAGGGACCGGCCCATGGGGACCGGCCCTCGGGGACCAACCCCGGGGTCCCGCCGACGGGGATCAAACCCCGGGGGTCCGGAGGCTTCCAAAAGTGCGGACTGGTGATGCGCTGTCATTTCTCCGCGTCTTTGGAAGCACGTGCGGGGGGCATGACCTCCCGCGGAAGCACGACGCGCGGCGCGGCCCGCGACGGAAATGAGCTAGTCGCGCAGCGCAGCCTCGACGTAGGCGCGGGCAGTATCCCCGTCGATCCCGAGGCGCCGAACCGTGTCGGCGTAGGCGTGAGCCGCCTCCTGCGCGGCACGTTCGCTCGCGTCGCCCTGCGCGCGCACGAATGACCCGTTGCGCCCTCGGGTCTCGATCACGCCGTCGCCCTCGAGTTCGCGGTAGGCGCGGGCCACCGTGTTGACGGCGAGCCCCAGGTCATCGGCGAGGCGGCGAACGGTCGGCAGCTTCGAGCCCGCGGCGAGCTCGCCCGAGCGCACGGCGTCGCGCACCTGCACGCGAATCTGCTCGTACGGCGGCACCCCCGCCTCGGCGTCGACCCTGACCAGCATGGGTCGAGGCTACTGCGCGACGCCCGGCGCGTGCCGTTCCAAAAACCCGTACACCTCGCCGCGGTCAACGCCGGGGAACGCGTCCGCCGGCACGGCTGCGAGCAGCGACGAATGGATGCGCGCCTGCGGCCGGGCGGCCCCGCTCCAGCGGGCGGCGAGCGGCTCGGGCGCCTGCCGGCAGCACGACGGATCGGGGCACGTCGACTCGCCCCGGCGGGTCGTCTCCCGCCCGCGGAACCACTTCACGTGCGCGAACGGCGTGCCCACCGAAATCGAGAACTCGCCCGCCGACCCGCTCTCGATGCGCGAGGTGCACCAGTAGGTGCCCGTCGGCTTGTCCGTGTACTGGTGGTACGCGCTGAACCGGTCGGGCTCGTCGAACACCTGGCGGGCCGACCATTTGCGACACACGACCTGCCCCTCGACCGCACCGAGGGCATCCGTCGGAAACTGCACGCTGTCGTTCTCGTACGCCTTCGACAGCACCCCGTTCGTCGACACCTTCAAGAAGTGCACCGGAATCCCGAGGTGCTCGGTGGCGAGGTTCGTGAAGCGGTGCGCCGCCGTCTCGTACGACACGGCGAACGCATCGCGCAGATCCTCCACGGCGAGCTCCCGCCGCGCTTTTGCTCTCGTCAGGAAGTCGACCGCGTCGCGCTCCGGAATCAGCAGCGCCGCCGCCAGATAGTTCGTCTCGACTCGCTGGCGCAGGAAGTCGGCGTAGTCGGCGGGTTCGGGCCGGCCGAGCACGTGCCCGGCGAGGGCCTGCAGCAGCGCGGTGCGCGGGTCGCGGCCCGGCGGAAGATGCGCGGGCAGGTAGATGCGCCCGTTCTCGAGGTCGGTGACCGACCGCGTGGATGCGGGCAGGTCGTTCACGTGGTGCAACGAGAACCCGAGATGCGCCGCCAGCTCGGCCGCAACGCGCTGCGGCAGGGGACCGCCGTCGTGCCCGACAGCCGTCAGCAGCGCGGCCGCCTGAGCCTCCAGTTCGCCGAAGTAGTTGCCGCGCTCACGCATCGCGCGCCGCAGCTCGGCGTTCGCGCGGCGCGCCTCTTCCGGGGTCGCCGCGCGCTCGCGATGCACCCGCTGCAGCTCGTCGTGCAGGGAGAGAATCGTCTCGATTGCCTCATCGCTCAGGCTCTTGCGCACCGGCAGCGGCGCGATGCCGAGCCCCGCGAACAGCGGCCCGCGCTGCGCCTTTTCGAGCGCGATCTCAAGCGCCGCCCGTCGGCTGGGCGCCTGCGGGGTGAGCAACGCATCCAGCCCCACCCCGACCGTGCGCGCGATCGTCTGCAGCTCGCTGAGCTTCGCCTCGCGCTTGCCGTTCTCGAGGCTCGACAGGTGCGACGGCGCGACCCCGACCGCCCCCGCGACATCGGCGAGCGTCAGTCCCGCATCGGCACGCAGTTGGCGGATGCGCCTCCCCAGCAGCAACGGATCGGTCACGTCACCAGCGTGGTCGCCTGTCGTCGCTATCTCGAGCATGCGACGACCCTGCCAGGCCGCGATCTTCAGCGCAACTGAAATAGCTGCGTATTTCAGTCGCTTTCTGTCGGTTCGGGCGTCCGAAGTTCGCGCAGAGTCGAGAGCACGACCCGCCGATGGGTCCGTGAGAGACCGACGAAGGAGCATCCCATGAGCACCACCCGCCCCGGCGACCAGACGCAGACCGCCGCCGAACTCGAGACCAGCTGGAAGACCGACGCCCGCTGGGACGGCGTCCGCCGCGACTACTCGGCCGACGACGTCGTCGAGCTGCGCGGCCCGGTGCGCGAAGAGCGCACGCTCGCCCGCCGCGGTGCCGAGCAGCTGTGGGAGCTCATTCAGAAGAACACCACCGACCCGGGTGAGTGGACATACGCGCTCGGCGCCCTCACCGGCAACCAGGCCGTGCAGCAGGTGCGCGCGGGGCTGAAGGCCATCTACCTGAGCGGCTGGCAGGTCGCCGCCGACGCGAACCTCTCGGGCCAGACCTACCCCGACCAGAGCCTCTACCCGGCCAACTCGGTGCCGGCGGTCGTGCGCCGCATCAACAACGCCCTGCTGCGCGCCGGGCAGATCGAGCCAGAGGCGCGCGAGTGGATGGTGCCGATCGTCGCCGACGCCGAGGCCGGATTCGGTGGCCCGCTGAACGCCTACGAACTCATGCACGGAATGATTGAGGCCGGCGCCGCCGGCGTGCACTGGGAAGACCAGCTCGCCAGCGAGAAGAAGTGCGGCCACATGGGCGGCAAGGTGCTTGTGCCGACCAGCCAGCACATCCGAACCCTCCAAGCAGCTCGGCTCGCCGCCGACGTCGCCGACGTGCCGAGCGTCATCATCGCCCGAACCGACTCACTCGCCGCGAACCTGCTGACCAGCGACGTCGACGAGCGCGACCGCCAGTTCACCACCGGCGAGCGCACCGCGGAAGGCTTCTACGAGGTCGAGCCGGGGCTGCCGGCCGTGCTCAGCCGGGCGCACGCCTACGCCGAGTACGCCGACCTGATCTGGGTCGAGACGTCCGAGCCCGACCTCGAGCTCGCCCGTGCCGTTGCCGAGAGCATTCACCGCGAGTACCCGGGCAAGCGCCTGGCGTACAACTGCTCGCCGTCGTTCAACTGGAAGATGCACCTCGACGACGCGACGATCGCGAAGTTCCAGCGCGAGCTGTCCGCGATGGGCTACGCGTTCCAGTTCATTACGCTCGCCGGCTTCCACGCCCTCAACCACTCCATGTTCCAGCTCGCCCGCGGCTACAACGAGCGGCAGATGAGCGCCTACGTCGAACTGCAGGAGGCGGAGTTCGCCGCCGAGGTCGACGGCTACACGGCCACGCGCCACCAGCGCGAGGTCGGCACCGGCTACTTCGACCGGATCGCCACGGCCCTGAATCCGACGAGCGCAACGCTGGCGCTCGTGGGATCGACCGAGTCCGAGCAGTTCCACTGATCCGCGCCCGAGGCGCGCCGACTCGACGAAACGAGACGATCATGACCACGACTACCCCCACCACACTGGGCACGCTGACCATCACCGGTGCGATGCGACCGCGCTACGACGAGATCCTCACCCCTGAGGCCCTCCGGTTCGTCGCGGAGCTGCACGACCGCTTCGCCGGGCCCCGCCACGACCGGCTCGCCGACCGCATGAAGCGCCGCTACGAGCTCGGCAACGGCCGTGACCTCGGCTTCATGCCCGAAACGGCATCGATTCGTGAGGATGCTGGCTGGCGCGTCGCCGGCGCCGGCCCCGGCCTCGAGGACCGCCGCATCGAAATCACGGGCCCGTGTGACCCGAAGATGACGATCAACGCTCTCAACTCGGGAGCCAACGTCTGGCTGGCCGACCTCGAGGACGCGACGAGCCCGACCTGGGCAAACATCATCGAGGGCCAACTCTCGCTGTTCGACGCGATCCGCGATCAGCTCGAGTTCACCTCACCGGAGGGGAAGCAGTATCGGGTCACCGATACGGAGCGCACCCCGACGATCGTGATGCGACCCCGCGGCTGGCACCTGGTCGAGAAACACATCGAACACGCCGACCGCACCGGCCAGCAACTGGCCGCGAGCGCAAGCCTCGTCGACTTCGGCCTCTACGCATTCCACAACGCGCATGAACTGGTGCGCCGGGGTCGCGGGCCGTACTTCTACCTGCCGAAGATCGAGTCGCACCGCGAGGCACGCCTCTGGAACGAGATCTTCACCTTCGCGGAAGAACGCCTGGGGCTGGCCCACGGCACGATCCGCGCGACGGTGCTGATCGAGACGTTCCCGGCCGCGTTCGAAATGGACGAGATTATGTACGAACTGCGCGATCACTGCGCGGGCCTCAACGCCGGGCGTTGGGACTACGTGTTCTCCATCATCAAGAACTACCGCGGCCGTGGCCAGTGGTTCGTCTTGCCCGACCGCGACCGAATCCTCATGACACTGCCGTTCATGCGGGCATACACCGAGCTGCTCGTGCAGACCTGCCACAGGCGAAAGGCGCATGCCATTGGTGGAATGAGCGCGTTCATTCCGAACCGGCGCAGCCCCGAGGTCACCGAACGTGCCCTCGAACGCGTCGCCGCGGACAAGCGCCGCGAGGCCACCGACGGGTTCGACGGGTCGTGGGTCGCGCATCCCGATCTGATTCCCGTGGCCCGCGCAGAGTTCGATCGCGTGCTCGGTGAGCGCCCGAACCAGCTCGACCGGATGCGCGACGACGTGCACGTGACGGCTCGCGATCTGCTCGACATCCGCTCCGCGGGAGGAGAGGTGACGCTCGCCGGCGTGCGGGCCAACATTTCGATCACCGTGCGCTACCTGGAGGCGTGGCTGCGCGGCATCGGCGCCGTGGCGCTGGACAACCTGATGGAGGACGCGGCGACGGCCGAGATCAGTCGCTCGCAGTTGTGGCAGTGGATCCACCAGGACACGGTCACGGCGGAGGGCGAGCAGATCACGCGCCAGCTGGTGGAGCGCCTGCTGCGCGAGGTGCTCGCCGACCTGCCGACCCCGGAGGGCCACAAGCTCGCCGAGGCGGAGGACGTGTTCCGCGAGGTGGCGCTGCAGGAGGTCTTCCCGACCTTCCTCACGGTGCCCGCCTACACGCGGTACCTGGTCGAGCGCGGCCCGTCGGCCGAGGACGAGCGTGAGCCGAGCGCGGAGCGCGAGTCGGTCAACGCCTGACCTGCGCGAACGCCCGTCTGCCAATACAGGCGGGCGTTCGAGGCGCCCGGGTCATTACCAGTCGTCGATCGCGGCGAGGAACTCGTCGAAGTGGCTGTACCAGAGGGAGTGCTCGGCGCCCGGAACGTCGGTCACCGCCATTCCGCGGGCGCGCAGGGCCTCCGCGACTTCGTCGGTGATGTACGGGCTCGGTGCCGGCCGCACCATGAGCGCGGGCGTCGAGCCGTCGGGCGTCCAGTCGTCGCCGGGCGACGCCGACAGCGCCACCGCCGTCTCGACGTCGAAGTGCGAGGCGGCGAGAGCCTCCGCCTCGATGTCACGCTCCGAGTAGAAGGGGCGCCGCGCGCGAAGCCCCTCTGCCGTCCGGGCCGCCACGCTCTCCGAGTAGTAGGCGCGTGCCTCGTCGGCGTCGTGTGCGCCCTGCTTGATGAAGGGCGAGTCGACGAACACCGCGCGCTCGGGCGTGAGCGACGGCAGCGCCGCCGCCAGCACGGTGCCGCCGTACGAGTGGCCGATCGCGAGGCGGGGCGCAGCGTCGCTGAGTGAGCGCCAGGTGGTGACCACAGCATCCACGACGCGTGCGACGGTCGCCGAGCGGTCGGGAGCGGAGCGTCCGTGGCCGGGCAGGTCGAGTGCGATAACGCCGTGCCGTCGATCGGCGAGTACGGGGGCGACTCGCCACCAGCTGTCGGCGCTGCCGAGCATTCCGTGCAGCAGCAGCACGCTCGGCGGCGCGTCACCCCAGGCCGTGTGCGCGAGAGTCATCCGGAGCCGACGCCCCTACGGGTACTCGCGGTGCACGAGGCGCGAGAACACGATCGCCGAGCGCGTGTGGTCGACGTTCGGCGCCGCGCGCACGCGCTCAAGCGCCTCCTCGAGCGACGGAATGTCGCGCGAGCGCATGTGCACGATCGCGTCGGCCTCGCCGGTCACCGTGCCGGCGTCGACCACTTCGGGAACGGCCGACAGCAGGCGCCGCAGGTCTTCCGGTGAGACGGTGCCGCGGCAGAACAGCTCCACGTACGCTTCGACCACCATGCCTTCAACAGCCGGGTCGACCTGCACCGTGAACCCCCGAATGACACCGTCCGCGACCAGCCGGTCGACGCGGCGCTTCACGGCCGATGCCGACAGGCCGACCACGTCGCCGATGTCGCCGTAGCCGGCCCGCGCGTTCTGCCGAAGCTGGTCGATGATGCGGGAATCGATCGCGTCCATGTCGTCAGGCTACGCGCATCCATTGCGTGGATGCGCGACCAGACGACGATCCGTTGCGCGCGGTCCCCGACGCGTGTGCCGCGAAGGTGTGAGACTGGAGGGCGTGACCGTCACCGAGCAGACCCCCGCCCCCGCGACCACACCCGCGACGACCTCGCGGATTCCGACCAAGCGCACCGTGCTGATGTGCCGACCCGAGCACTTCACCGTCAGCTACCGGATCAACCCGTGGATGCACCCCGAGAACCCGACCGACACGAGCCTCGCGGTGCAGCAGTGGCAGCGTCTGTACGACATTTACCTCGACCTCGGTCACGAGGTGCACCTCATCGACCCCATTGCCGGGCTGCCCGACATGGTCTACGCCGCCAACGGTGGCTTCACGTACAACGGTGTCGCGTACGGCGCGAAGTTCACCTACCCCGAGCGCCAGCCTGAGGGCCCCGCCTACATGCAGTGGTTCGGCGACAACGGATTCCGCGTGCACGACCCCGTCGAGACCAACGAGGGCGAGGGCGACTTCCTGCTCGTCGGCGACGTGATCCTCGCCGGTACGGGCTTCCGCAGCGACAGCCGCAGCCACGCCGAACTCGCCCAGGTGACCGGCCTCGACGTGCTGAGCCTCAACCTCATCAACCCCAGCTTCTACCACCTCGACACCGCGATCGCCGTGCTGGACCCCGAGCCCATCGAGGGTGGCCGACAGAACATCGCCTACCTTGAGAGCGCCTTCGACGAGCACTCGCTCGGCCTGCTGCGCGAGCGGTACCCCGACGCGATCCTCTGCACGGAGGAAGACGCCGCGGTGCTCGGCCTCAACTCGTACAGTGACGGCTACAACATCGTCATCGCCAGCCGCGCGACGGACTTCGACCGACAGCTGCGCGAACGGGGCTACAACCCGATCGGCGTCGACCTGAGCGAGCTGCTGCTCGGTGGCGGCGGCGTCAAGTGCTGCACGCTCGACCTGCGCTGGTGACCGCTGTGAGCGACGACCGCGGCACGGAGCACGCGCACCTCGACGACCGCACGGCCACCGCGATCGCGCTGGAGGATGCGCGCCTCGCCCACAACTACCACCCGCTCCCCGTGGTGGTCGAGAGCGGCAACGGCGCCTGGGTGACCGACATAACCGGCCGACGCTTTCTCGACTGCCTCGCCGCGTACTCGGCCGTGAATTTCGGCCACGGGCATCCCGATCTGGTGGCGGCCGCGCGCGACCAGCTCGAGCGCATCACGCTCACGAGCCGCGCCTTCCACAACGACCGGCTGGGCCCGTTCGCCGACGCGCTGGCGGCGCTCGCCGGCGTCGAGATGGTACTGCCCATGAACACGGGAGCCGAGGCCGTCGAGACGGCCATCAAGCTGGCGCGCCTCTGGGGGCACCGGGTGAAGGGCATCGCCGACGGCGAGGCCGAGGTGATCGTGATGAGCGAGAACTTCCACGGCCGCACGACGACGATCGTCAGCTTCTCCACCGACGCCGCGGCCCGCGACGGCTTCGGCCCGTTCACGCCCGGTTTCGTCACCGTGCCCTACGGTGACGCGGATGCTGTCGCCGACGCCATCACGGAACGCACGGTCGCGGTACTCGTCGAACCCATCCAGGGGGAGGCGGGCATCATCGTGCCGCCCGCGGAGTTCCTGCCGACCCTCCGGCGCATCACCCACGAACGCGACGTGCTGCTGATTGCCGACGAGATCCAGTCGGGCCTCGGTCGCACCGGCGCCACGTTCCAGTGCGACAACGCGGGCATCATCCCCGACCTCTACGTGCTCGGGAAGGCGCTCGGGGGTGG
The sequence above is a segment of the Microcella alkaliphila genome. Coding sequences within it:
- a CDS encoding proline dehydrogenase family protein, with protein sequence MTTTSTTESSADAAVQQVRAWLAATEGAAADPAAERLAGLLKDPDGLDFAIGFVDRVARPDDLRVAARELERLSRRVPRFLPWYLRGLIVLGGGFAPLLPWPIIPIARRVLRGMVGHLIIDATPERLGRTLERLRENGDRLNINLLGEAVLGDAEADRRLEGLHELVARDDVDYVSVKVSAIVSQLSMWSFDETVDRVVERLAPLYQRAAFGGTPTFLNLDMEEFRDLDLTIEVFTRLLDRPGLGQYEGGIVLQAYLPEAVPALDRLTSWAVARREAGGAGIKVRVVKGANLAMERVEAAVHDWPVAVLPSKQATDANYKRVIDRALDPARASAVRIGVAGHNLFDIAWALQLADARGLTDRVEVEMLIGMAPAQADAVRATAGGLLLYTPVVHPRDFDSAISYLIRRLEENASGENFLSGAFELVDDAAMFAREEQRFRRSLAELAEAPDAPAAHRVQNRSTDAPHPLPGGVGVDEGFANEPDTDPSLPANRAWGREILAAASDASVFAHGDAVLAAAAVRDAGALERLMADARGSAPLWASAGAEHRATVLHAAGRALAERRAALLAVMTAEAGKTLAEGDPEVSEAIDFAHYYAESARMLDSVKGARFEPVRLTVVAPPWNFPVAIPAGSVLAALAAGSAVIIKPAPQVRRCAAVMVDALWSAGVPREVLRLVDVPENELGRLLISHPAVDRVVLTGAFETAALFRSWRPDLPILAETSGKNAIVVTPSADFDLAAADIAKSAFGHAGQKCSAASLAILVGSVADSQRFERQLLDAVMTMKVGWPTDPVSVVGPLIEPASGKLLRALTQLEGDEQWLVQPRALDGGGRLWTPGVKRWVAPGSDAHLTEYFGPVLGLMRARTLEEALELQNATPFGLTAGLHSLDADEVDAWVDGVEAGNLYVNRGITGAIVRRQPFGGWKRSSVGGSTKAGGPSYVFGFGTWQPVEREPKKNLSLRHLGEAAARVLEAAQPGMDFVGFDAARAGAISDEKVWQSEFGVSRDVSALGVERNVLRYRPARVTVRQAEGASVASLVRVLVAAARARATVSLSVSVPLPPALLSLIEDEFDSALRLDEDARVVVETDAAFAARVCSELPERIRLVGSDGVVAGTGRTGADVARELLYAIDGDPGVAIWSGPVTTAGRVEMLPFLREQAVSITAHRYGNPYPPLAELEL
- a CDS encoding GntR family transcriptional regulator, coding for MLVRVDAEAGVPPYEQIRVQVRDAVRSGELAAGSKLPTVRRLADDLGLAVNTVARAYRELEGDGVIETRGRNGSFVRAQGDASERAAQEAAHAYADTVRRLGIDGDTARAYVEAALRD
- a CDS encoding helix-turn-helix transcriptional regulator, which encodes MLEIATTGDHAGDVTDPLLLGRRIRQLRADAGLTLADVAGAVGVAPSHLSSLENGKREAKLSELQTIARTVGVGLDALLTPQAPSRRAALEIALEKAQRGPLFAGLGIAPLPVRKSLSDEAIETILSLHDELQRVHRERAATPEEARRANAELRRAMRERGNYFGELEAQAAALLTAVGHDGGPLPQRVAAELAAHLGFSLHHVNDLPASTRSVTDLENGRIYLPAHLPPGRDPRTALLQALAGHVLGRPEPADYADFLRQRVETNYLAAALLIPERDAVDFLTRAKARRELAVEDLRDAFAVSYETAAHRFTNLATEHLGIPVHFLKVSTNGVLSKAYENDSVQFPTDALGAVEGQVVCRKWSARQVFDEPDRFSAYHQYTDKPTGTYWCTSRIESGSAGEFSISVGTPFAHVKWFRGRETTRRGESTCPDPSCCRQAPEPLAARWSGAARPQARIHSSLLAAVPADAFPGVDRGEVYGFLERHAPGVAQ
- the aceA gene encoding isocitrate lyase, with the translated sequence MSTTRPGDQTQTAAELETSWKTDARWDGVRRDYSADDVVELRGPVREERTLARRGAEQLWELIQKNTTDPGEWTYALGALTGNQAVQQVRAGLKAIYLSGWQVAADANLSGQTYPDQSLYPANSVPAVVRRINNALLRAGQIEPEAREWMVPIVADAEAGFGGPLNAYELMHGMIEAGAAGVHWEDQLASEKKCGHMGGKVLVPTSQHIRTLQAARLAADVADVPSVIIARTDSLAANLLTSDVDERDRQFTTGERTAEGFYEVEPGLPAVLSRAHAYAEYADLIWVETSEPDLELARAVAESIHREYPGKRLAYNCSPSFNWKMHLDDATIAKFQRELSAMGYAFQFITLAGFHALNHSMFQLARGYNERQMSAYVELQEAEFAAEVDGYTATRHQREVGTGYFDRIATALNPTSATLALVGSTESEQFH
- the aceB gene encoding malate synthase A; the encoded protein is MTTTTPTTLGTLTITGAMRPRYDEILTPEALRFVAELHDRFAGPRHDRLADRMKRRYELGNGRDLGFMPETASIREDAGWRVAGAGPGLEDRRIEITGPCDPKMTINALNSGANVWLADLEDATSPTWANIIEGQLSLFDAIRDQLEFTSPEGKQYRVTDTERTPTIVMRPRGWHLVEKHIEHADRTGQQLAASASLVDFGLYAFHNAHELVRRGRGPYFYLPKIESHREARLWNEIFTFAEERLGLAHGTIRATVLIETFPAAFEMDEIMYELRDHCAGLNAGRWDYVFSIIKNYRGRGQWFVLPDRDRILMTLPFMRAYTELLVQTCHRRKAHAIGGMSAFIPNRRSPEVTERALERVAADKRREATDGFDGSWVAHPDLIPVARAEFDRVLGERPNQLDRMRDDVHVTARDLLDIRSAGGEVTLAGVRANISITVRYLEAWLRGIGAVALDNLMEDAATAEISRSQLWQWIHQDTVTAEGEQITRQLVERLLREVLADLPTPEGHKLAEAEDVFREVALQEVFPTFLTVPAYTRYLVERGPSAEDEREPSAERESVNA
- a CDS encoding alpha/beta fold hydrolase encodes the protein MTLAHTAWGDAPPSVLLLHGMLGSADSWWRVAPVLADRRHGVIALDLPGHGRSAPDRSATVARVVDAVVTTWRSLSDAAPRLAIGHSYGGTVLAAALPSLTPERAVFVDSPFIKQGAHDADEARAYYSESVAARTAEGLRARRPFYSERDIEAEALAASHFDVETAVALSASPGDDWTPDGSTPALMVRPAPSPYITDEVAEALRARGMAVTDVPGAEHSLWYSHFDEFLAAIDDW
- a CDS encoding Lrp/AsnC family transcriptional regulator; translated protein: MDAIDSRIIDQLRQNARAGYGDIGDVVGLSASAVKRRVDRLVADGVIRGFTVQVDPAVEGMVVEAYVELFCRGTVSPEDLRRLLSAVPEVVDAGTVTGEADAIVHMRSRDIPSLEEALERVRAAPNVDHTRSAIVFSRLVHREYP
- the ddaH gene encoding dimethylargininase — encoded protein: MTVTEQTPAPATTPATTSRIPTKRTVLMCRPEHFTVSYRINPWMHPENPTDTSLAVQQWQRLYDIYLDLGHEVHLIDPIAGLPDMVYAANGGFTYNGVAYGAKFTYPERQPEGPAYMQWFGDNGFRVHDPVETNEGEGDFLLVGDVILAGTGFRSDSRSHAELAQVTGLDVLSLNLINPSFYHLDTAIAVLDPEPIEGGRQNIAYLESAFDEHSLGLLRERYPDAILCTEEDAAVLGLNSYSDGYNIVIASRATDFDRQLRERGYNPIGVDLSELLLGGGGVKCCTLDLRW